A region of Malaciobacter marinus DNA encodes the following proteins:
- a CDS encoding DUF4198 domain-containing protein: MKKILISSIAATVLSTSAFAHFQMLYTDNMALPKGKTVELTQVFTHPFADEHTMDMAGVEEFYVINKGKKKDLMKSLNSITFQGNHNKAKAYESKYKARRMGDHILVLKPKPYYEKNEDAYIQQITKTIINVAGTPTDWDSELGLKAEIVPLTKPYAIWEGGSFTGIVKSKGKVVPYAEIEVEYLNRDVDTKNNKMGKDRVTAPQDSFVTMTIKANKDGEFTFAIPKAGQWGFCALGVGPDKEYKGKELSQDAVIWVEAKPMK; this comes from the coding sequence ATGAAGAAAATTTTAATTAGCAGTATTGCAGCAACAGTTTTATCAACAAGTGCATTTGCACACTTTCAAATGCTTTACACTGATAATATGGCACTTCCTAAAGGAAAAACAGTTGAATTAACTCAAGTATTTACACACCCATTTGCAGATGAACATACAATGGATATGGCAGGAGTTGAAGAGTTTTATGTAATAAATAAAGGCAAGAAAAAAGATTTAATGAAAAGTCTAAATTCTATTACTTTTCAAGGAAATCATAATAAAGCAAAAGCATATGAATCAAAATATAAAGCTAGAAGAATGGGTGACCATATTTTAGTATTAAAGCCAAAACCATATTATGAAAAAAATGAAGATGCATATATTCAACAAATTACTAAAACAATAATAAATGTTGCAGGTACACCAACTGATTGGGATAGCGAGCTTGGATTAAAAGCTGAAATTGTTCCATTGACAAAGCCTTATGCTATTTGGGAAGGTGGAAGTTTTACAGGGATTGTAAAATCAAAAGGAAAAGTTGTTCCTTATGCTGAAATTGAAGTTGAATATCTAAATAGAGATGTAGATACAAAAAATAATAAAATGGGTAAAGATAGAGTTACTGCACCACAAGACTCATTTGTAACAATGACAATAAAAGCAAATAAAGATGGTGAGTTTACATTTGCCATTCCAAAAGCTGGTCAATGGGGATTTTGCGCACTTGGTGTAGGACCAGATAAAGAGTATAAAGGTAAAGAATTAAGTCAAGATGCGGTTATTTGGGTTGAAGCTAAACCTATGAAATAA
- a CDS encoding FeoB-associated Cys-rich membrane protein, with translation MDKILLIVITLFAVYYIYHSISKNKGCNCGKKSCGIKKDEKTKLKK, from the coding sequence ATGGATAAAATATTATTAATAGTAATAACACTTTTTGCAGTTTATTATATCTATCATTCAATCTCTAAAAATAAAGGTTGTAATTGTGGTAAAAAAAGTTGCGGTATAAAAAAAGATGAAAAAACAAAACTTAAAAAATAA
- a CDS encoding sulfite exporter TauE/SafE family protein: protein MDLDFFIVASIVLIIAAFVHGSIGFGFALIPTPIIAIFTDIQTAILLTLIPTLVVNLVSFLSEGNILDGFKKHMPLALLTMLGSAIGTQLLIMSNSELFKLLLAFIILIYLFVNKVNMSISIFKTYPKSSFVIYSLFTGVVGGLTNVMGPLLMIYGIELKYSKAELIQAMNISFLFGKIIQIVVFLINGSFTSEHLSFSFMAIFIISFSLYLGIKLKKRMDTKVYLKVIRAVLFIISLILIAQVII from the coding sequence TTGGATTTAGATTTTTTTATAGTTGCATCTATTGTGCTTATTATAGCTGCTTTTGTACATGGTAGTATAGGTTTTGGTTTTGCTTTAATACCTACTCCTATAATAGCAATTTTTACTGATATTCAAACTGCAATTTTACTTACACTTATTCCTACTTTAGTAGTTAATCTAGTTAGTTTTCTAAGTGAGGGTAATATACTTGATGGTTTTAAAAAACATATGCCCCTAGCCTTGCTTACAATGCTTGGAAGTGCAATAGGTACTCAGCTATTAATTATGAGTAATTCTGAGCTTTTTAAGCTTCTATTGGCTTTTATAATACTTATTTATCTTTTTGTAAATAAAGTTAACATGTCAATCTCTATTTTTAAAACTTATCCAAAAAGCTCTTTTGTTATTTATTCACTATTTACAGGAGTTGTAGGTGGACTTACTAATGTAATGGGACCTTTACTTATGATATATGGAATTGAACTTAAGTATTCAAAAGCAGAACTTATTCAAGCTATGAATATCTCTTTTTTATTTGGTAAAATCATTCAAATAGTGGTTTTTTTAATAAATGGAAGTTTTACAAGTGAGCATTTGTCATTTTCTTTTATGGCAATTTTTATAATCTCATTTTCACTATATTTAGGAATTAAGTTAAAAAAGAGAATGGATACCAAAGTTTATTTAAAAGTAATTAGAGCTGTATTATTTATTATTTCATTGATTTTAATCGCACAAGTGATAATATAA
- a CDS encoding radical SAM protein, which yields MSYSNSIIFGPIPSRRFGISLGIDLSPSTKQCNFDCLYCELEPAKTMDSMSDYPSVSEVIKEVKKSFENHPKIDVITLTANGEPTLYPFLDELIDELNKIKKDAKTLILSNGSTIYKQEIFDALLKLDTVKLSLDCVSEKCFKKLDRVHNNIEIEKIIPSMIEFSNKFNNNFVLEILFVKDLNDKKEEIELLYEAIQRINPKRVDIGTIDRPPAYKVKPVSFEVLESVANTFNGINVNIAYKNRPNQIQKFSENEIISMLKRRPLTSEDIENMFDNSSKIILEKLLKEQVVSIIDSSGLKFYKIL from the coding sequence ATGTCATATTCAAACTCTATAATATTTGGTCCAATTCCATCAAGAAGATTTGGAATTTCTTTAGGGATTGATTTATCACCTAGCACAAAACAATGTAATTTTGATTGTTTATATTGTGAATTAGAACCTGCAAAAACGATGGATTCTATGAGTGATTATCCAAGTGTTAGTGAAGTTATAAAAGAAGTTAAAAAAAGTTTTGAAAATCATCCTAAAATTGATGTTATAACACTAACAGCAAATGGAGAACCTACTTTATACCCATTTCTTGATGAATTAATAGATGAATTAAATAAGATAAAAAAAGATGCAAAAACATTGATTTTATCAAATGGAAGTACTATTTATAAACAAGAGATTTTTGATGCACTCTTAAAACTTGATACTGTTAAATTATCACTTGATTGTGTAAGTGAAAAATGTTTTAAAAAACTTGATAGAGTTCATAATAATATTGAAATTGAAAAAATCATTCCTTCAATGATAGAGTTTTCAAATAAATTTAATAATAATTTTGTTTTAGAAATACTTTTTGTTAAAGATTTAAATGATAAAAAAGAAGAGATTGAGCTACTTTATGAGGCTATTCAAAGAATTAACCCTAAACGAGTTGATATTGGTACAATTGATAGACCACCTGCTTATAAGGTTAAACCTGTAAGCTTTGAAGTTTTAGAAAGTGTTGCAAATACTTTTAATGGAATAAATGTAAATATTGCTTATAAAAATAGACCAAATCAAATTCAAAAATTTAGTGAAAATGAAATAATATCTATGTTAAAAAGAAGACCATTAACAAGTGAAGATATTGAAAATATGTTTGATAATTCTTCAAAAATAATTTTGGAAAAATTACTAAAAGAGCAAGTAGTTTCTATAATTGATAGTAGTGGCTTGAAATTTTATAAAATTTTATAA
- the hemE gene encoding uroporphyrinogen decarboxylase encodes MSKIFVDACFGKETPYTPVWMMRQAGRYLPEYMKVRAEAGSFLNLCHDPKKACEVTIQPLDIVGVDAAILFSDILVIPHEMGMDLEFIKGEGPVFHKPLKDEADVDALLGGEEAANKLTYVYDTLKLLKEELPEDKALIGFTGAPWTLATYMIEGKGTKTYNLCKKLIYTNPELMHKLLAKVTQVVKYYMEKQILAGADVVQIFDSWAAALEKQAYFEFSWKYMVEIAEYLKEKYPHIPVIMFPKGIGQYLDDIYGNFDVFGVDWSTPMALAKEKLGDKYVLQGNMEPCRLYSKEKTTACVEKIQEVMGGKRHIFNLGHGILPDVPVENAKHFVSECHRVSKKA; translated from the coding sequence ATGTCAAAAATTTTTGTAGATGCTTGTTTTGGTAAGGAAACTCCTTATACTCCTGTATGGATGATGAGACAAGCCGGAAGATACTTACCTGAGTATATGAAAGTAAGAGCAGAAGCTGGAAGTTTTTTAAATCTTTGTCATGACCCTAAAAAGGCATGTGAAGTTACTATTCAACCTCTTGATATCGTAGGAGTTGATGCAGCAATTTTATTTAGTGATATTTTAGTTATTCCACATGAGATGGGAATGGATTTAGAGTTTATTAAAGGTGAGGGACCAGTATTTCATAAACCTTTAAAAGATGAAGCTGATGTTGATGCTTTATTAGGTGGTGAAGAAGCAGCAAATAAATTAACATATGTTTATGACACATTAAAATTATTAAAAGAAGAACTACCAGAAGATAAAGCACTTATTGGATTTACTGGTGCTCCTTGGACTCTTGCTACTTATATGATTGAGGGAAAAGGAACTAAAACATATAACTTATGTAAAAAACTAATTTATACTAATCCTGAACTTATGCATAAACTTCTTGCAAAAGTTACACAAGTAGTTAAGTATTATATGGAAAAACAAATACTTGCAGGTGCAGATGTTGTTCAGATTTTTGATTCATGGGCAGCGGCATTGGAAAAACAAGCATATTTTGAATTTTCATGGAAATATATGGTTGAAATTGCTGAATATTTAAAAGAGAAATATCCACATATTCCTGTTATTATGTTCCCTAAAGGTATTGGACAATACTTAGATGATATTTATGGAAACTTTGATGTATTTGGTGTTGATTGGTCAACTCCAATGGCATTAGCAAAAGAAAAACTTGGTGATAAATATGTTCTTCAAGGTAATATGGAACCATGTAGATTATACTCAAAAGAAAAAACAACAGCTTGTGTTGAAAAAATTCAAGAAGTAATGGGTGGAAAAAGACATATTTTTAATCTAGGTCATGGAATATTACCAGATGTACCTGTAGAAAATGCAAAACATTTTGTAAGTGAGTGTCACAGAGTTTCAAAAAAGGCGTAA
- a CDS encoding YqhA family protein has translation MIEKLFEKAMWQTRFLVILAVVFGLLGAIVLFVVASLDIWNVTKYTFDTIITNAHPKNFHEDIVSGIIGAVDLYLIAVVMLIFSFGVYELFISPIDHIESAKEDSKILSITSLDQLKDKIAKVIIMVLVVNFFQRVLHTNYTSALEMLYFALAVTALAVGLYFLGKIGKK, from the coding sequence ATGATAGAGAAGCTTTTTGAAAAAGCTATGTGGCAGACAAGATTTTTAGTAATCTTGGCTGTTGTATTTGGACTACTTGGAGCTATAGTTTTATTTGTAGTTGCAAGTTTAGATATTTGGAATGTTACTAAATATACATTTGATACAATCATAACAAATGCACATCCAAAGAATTTTCATGAAGATATAGTAAGTGGTATTATTGGTGCAGTTGATTTGTATTTAATTGCAGTTGTTATGTTGATTTTTTCTTTTGGAGTTTATGAACTATTTATCTCTCCAATTGATCATATTGAATCAGCAAAAGAAGACTCAAAAATACTGTCAATAACATCATTAGATCAATTAAAAGATAAAATTGCAAAAGTTATAATTATGGTTTTAGTTGTAAACTTTTTTCAAAGGGTATTACATACTAATTATACTTCTGCTTTAGAGATGTTATATTTTGCGCTAGCAGTTACAGCCTTAGCTGTAGGATTGTATTTCTTAGGGAAGATAGGAAAAAAATAA
- a CDS encoding aspartate-semialdehyde dehydrogenase — MRKFNVAVVGATGAVGEELLRVMDAYDFPINNIIPLASAKSAGSTVEYKNKEYTVLELTETAFEENDVEIAFFSAGGSISAKFAKFAVEAGAVVIDNTSHFRMEPNIPLVVPEVNPDDISKWKETGIIANPNCSTIQMVLSLKPLDELYGIKRVDVSTYQAVSGAGKAGMEELVKQMQAFFAFKLDETKKEAFAHQIALNVIPQIDVAQSNGFTKEEMKMINETQKILHKQMQIAATCVRVPVLRSHSESITVTFDDDVEVDIDKVKEVLGNFDNVDVIDDLENNQYPMPIISTDTDTTFVGRIRKDAYADNIIHYFNVADQVRVGAATNSVRIALKWIEMENDI; from the coding sequence ATGAGAAAATTTAATGTTGCTGTTGTAGGAGCAACTGGTGCTGTTGGAGAAGAGCTTTTAAGAGTAATGGATGCATATGATTTTCCAATTAATAATATAATTCCATTAGCAAGTGCTAAAAGTGCTGGATCTACAGTTGAGTATAAAAACAAAGAATATACAGTTTTAGAACTTACTGAAACTGCATTTGAAGAAAATGATGTAGAAATTGCTTTTTTTAGTGCAGGTGGAAGTATCTCTGCAAAGTTTGCAAAATTTGCAGTTGAAGCAGGTGCTGTTGTTATTGATAATACAAGTCATTTTAGAATGGAGCCAAATATTCCATTGGTAGTTCCAGAAGTTAATCCAGATGATATTTCAAAATGGAAAGAAACAGGAATTATTGCAAATCCAAATTGTTCAACTATTCAAATGGTATTATCTTTAAAACCACTTGATGAATTATATGGAATTAAAAGAGTGGATGTATCAACTTACCAAGCGGTAAGTGGTGCAGGAAAAGCTGGTATGGAAGAGCTTGTAAAACAGATGCAAGCATTTTTTGCTTTTAAATTAGATGAAACTAAAAAAGAGGCTTTTGCTCATCAAATAGCACTTAATGTAATTCCACAAATTGACGTAGCTCAATCAAATGGATTTACAAAAGAAGAGATGAAAATGATCAATGAGACTCAAAAGATTTTACATAAACAAATGCAAATTGCAGCTACTTGTGTAAGAGTTCCTGTATTAAGAAGTCATAGTGAGTCAATTACTGTTACATTTGATGATGATGTTGAAGTTGATATTGATAAAGTAAAAGAAGTTTTAGGTAATTTTGATAATGTAGATGTTATTGATGATTTAGAAAATAATCAATATCCAATGCCAATTATTTCAACAGATACAGATACAACATTTGTAGGAAGAATCAGAAAAGATGCTTATGCAGATAATATTATTCATTATTTTAATGTTGCAGATCAAGTAAGAGTTGGAGCTGCAACTAACTCAGTTAGAATAGCATTGAAGTGGATTGAAATGGAGAATGATATCTAA
- the gyrA gene encoding DNA gyrase subunit A: protein MENLFEDQDIIDINIEDSVKASYLDYSMSVIIGRALPDAKDGLKPVHRRILYAMHDLNMTARSPYKKSARIVGDVIGKYHPHGDSSVYDALVRLAQNFSMRAPLVDGQGNFGSVDGDNAAAMRYTEARMTKISEEILKDLDKDTVNFVQNYDDTLKEPAVLPTRVPTLLLNGSEGIAVGMATKIPPHNLKELLEAVLYTIDNQEATAEDLMQFIQGPDFPTGGTIFGRRGIIDAYKTGRGRVKIRAKHHIETKGKKEVIVLDELPYQVNKSRLIEQIAILAKEKNVEGISEVRDESDREGIRVVIELKKDAMSEIVLNNLYKSTPMETTFGIILLAVHNKEPKVFNLPELLRLFLSHRKTVIIRRTIFDLEKAKARAHILEGLKIAVDNIDEVVKIIRSSSNDADAKEKLQERFELSLIQSQAILDMRLGRLTGLQRDKLEAEYQELLRLIAELEAILKSEEKLNEIIKEEIQEIKEKYSDERRTEIEDSYDEIDIEDLIPNEPMVVTITHNGYVKRVPIKSYEKQRRGGKGKVAVTTHDDDFIERFFVTNTHDTLMFITNMGQLYWLKVYKIPEGSRTAKGKAVVNLINLRADEKIMAIIPTTDFDESKSLAFFTRNGIVKRTSLAEFSNIRSNGVRAIVLDDADEVVTAKITIPGSQYFMIFTSLGQCIRFEIDKTREQGRSTRGVRGIKFKLDSDFVVDADVIISEEQELLTVSEKGIGKRTTVDEYRLTNRAGSGVISMKLHQKTGNVIGSVLVDETQDLMALTSIGKMIRVDMNTIRKAGRNTSGVIIVNVDKGDKVVSIAKCPKEEDDELDIESATDLAGIIEDTNLVDNDDSNNQNS, encoded by the coding sequence ATGGAAAACCTTTTCGAAGATCAAGATATAATAGATATTAATATAGAAGATAGTGTAAAAGCTTCTTATTTAGATTACTCAATGAGTGTAATTATTGGACGGGCACTTCCTGATGCAAAAGATGGATTAAAGCCAGTACATAGAAGAATTTTGTATGCAATGCATGATCTAAACATGACTGCAAGATCTCCTTATAAAAAATCTGCAAGGATTGTAGGGGATGTTATTGGTAAATATCACCCTCATGGTGATAGTTCAGTTTATGATGCATTGGTAAGACTGGCACAAAATTTTTCAATGAGAGCACCTCTTGTTGATGGACAAGGTAACTTTGGTTCGGTTGATGGTGATAATGCAGCTGCTATGAGATATACAGAAGCAAGAATGACTAAAATTTCAGAAGAGATTTTAAAAGATCTTGATAAAGATACTGTAAATTTTGTTCAAAATTACGATGACACTTTAAAAGAACCTGCTGTATTACCTACAAGGGTTCCTACCTTATTATTAAATGGTAGTGAAGGTATTGCTGTTGGTATGGCAACAAAAATTCCACCTCATAACTTAAAAGAGTTACTTGAAGCTGTTCTTTATACTATTGATAATCAAGAAGCAACTGCTGAAGATTTAATGCAGTTTATTCAAGGTCCAGATTTTCCAACAGGTGGTACTATTTTTGGAAGACGTGGAATTATTGATGCGTATAAAACAGGTCGAGGAAGAGTTAAGATAAGAGCTAAGCATCATATTGAAACTAAAGGTAAAAAAGAGGTTATTGTACTTGATGAACTTCCTTACCAAGTAAATAAATCTAGACTTATTGAACAAATTGCTATTTTAGCAAAAGAAAAAAATGTAGAAGGTATTTCAGAAGTTAGAGATGAATCTGATAGAGAAGGTATTAGAGTTGTAATTGAACTTAAAAAAGATGCAATGAGTGAAATTGTATTAAATAATCTTTATAAATCAACTCCAATGGAGACTACTTTTGGGATTATTTTACTTGCAGTTCATAATAAAGAACCAAAAGTATTTAATCTTCCAGAACTTTTAAGACTATTCTTATCACATAGAAAAACAGTTATTATTAGAAGAACTATTTTTGATTTAGAAAAAGCAAAAGCAAGAGCTCATATTTTAGAGGGTTTAAAAATTGCAGTTGATAATATTGATGAAGTTGTAAAAATTATTAGATCATCATCAAATGATGCAGATGCTAAAGAGAAACTTCAAGAAAGATTTGAGTTATCACTTATTCAATCACAAGCTATTTTAGATATGAGACTTGGAAGATTAACAGGTCTTCAAAGAGATAAACTTGAAGCTGAATATCAAGAGCTATTAAGATTAATTGCTGAACTTGAAGCCATATTAAAATCAGAAGAAAAATTAAATGAAATTATTAAAGAAGAAATTCAAGAAATAAAAGAGAAATATTCAGATGAAAGAAGAACTGAAATTGAAGACTCATATGATGAGATTGATATTGAAGACTTGATTCCAAATGAGCCAATGGTTGTTACTATTACTCACAATGGATATGTAAAAAGAGTTCCAATTAAATCATATGAAAAACAAAGAAGAGGTGGTAAAGGTAAAGTTGCAGTTACTACACATGATGATGACTTTATTGAAAGATTCTTTGTGACAAATACTCATGATACATTGATGTTTATTACAAATATGGGTCAGTTATACTGGTTAAAAGTATATAAAATCCCAGAAGGAAGTAGAACAGCAAAAGGAAAAGCAGTTGTTAACTTAATCAACTTAAGAGCAGATGAGAAGATCATGGCTATTATTCCAACTACTGATTTTGATGAGAGCAAATCATTGGCATTCTTTACAAGAAATGGTATTGTAAAAAGAACATCTTTAGCTGAATTTAGTAATATAAGAAGCAATGGTGTAAGAGCAATTGTTCTTGATGATGCGGATGAGGTAGTAACTGCTAAAATTACTATTCCAGGCTCGCAATACTTTATGATATTTACAAGTTTAGGTCAATGTATTAGATTTGAAATAGATAAAACAAGAGAACAAGGAAGAAGCACAAGAGGTGTAAGAGGTATTAAGTTTAAACTTGATTCTGACTTTGTTGTTGATGCTGATGTAATTATAAGTGAAGAACAAGAGCTATTAACTGTATCTGAAAAAGGTATTGGAAAAAGAACAACAGTAGATGAATATAGACTTACAAATAGAGCTGGTTCTGGTGTTATTTCTATGAAATTACATCAAAAAACTGGAAATGTAATTGGTTCTGTTTTAGTTGATGAAACACAAGATTTAATGGCTTTAACATCTATTGGTAAGATGATTAGAGTAGATATGAATACTATTAGAAAAGCAGGAAGAAATACTTCTGGAGTAATTATTGTTAACGTTGATAAAGGGGATAAAGTAGTTTCAATTGCTAAGTGCCCTAAAGAAGAAGACGATGAACTTGATATTGAATCTGCAACTGATTTAGCAGGTATTATTGAAGATACGAATTTAGTTGATAATGATGATTCAAATAATCAAAATAGTTAA
- a CDS encoding YdcH family protein, with protein MFHEHRDVITKLKQENAHFHKLFDKHNELDEEIIELEKNFGDQLEIDKKKKEKLKLKDEVFNLIMEYEKS; from the coding sequence ATGTTTCACGAACACAGAGATGTAATTACAAAGTTAAAGCAGGAAAATGCTCATTTTCATAAGCTTTTTGATAAACACAATGAGTTAGATGAAGAGATAATTGAGTTAGAAAAAAATTTTGGCGATCAGCTAGAAATTGATAAAAAGAAAAAAGAAAAACTGAAATTAAAAGATGAAGTTTTCAATCTAATTATGGAATATGAAAAATCATAA
- the argJ gene encoding bifunctional glutamate N-acetyltransferase/amino-acid acetyltransferase ArgJ: MFTILPIKGMIDQIDGFYCDGISAGLKANNALDLGFIYSDTLCDVEAVFTENRFQAAPLKHYLMYKKDFQTNFVLINSKNANAMTGKKGIEDINSIFSSLNHEFTNPIMSSTGVIGNPLPIQKIVEGAKSFDLKTKNAQNLSKAIMTTDSYAKTTMYEVKLEDGSSFKIGAVSKGAGMINPNLATMLCFICTDANVPKEDMKEALKVNSETTFNAISVDGDTSTNDTVLLLTNKKSNAYNKEAFFEVLRLVMHDMAMLMVADGEGAKKAVAFEVKNAATYEDAQKAAKALSNSLLVKTALFGEDPNFGRIASTIGASKIACDEEKLVVSYNNVIVYNKGELIFNDEIEQEAFKVLQNDKFKIVCDIGLGKESFTAYGCDLGYKYVEINADYRT; this comes from the coding sequence ATGTTTACTATTTTGCCTATAAAAGGTATGATTGATCAAATAGATGGATTTTATTGTGATGGAATAAGTGCAGGGCTTAAAGCAAATAATGCACTTGATTTAGGTTTTATATATAGTGATACATTATGTGATGTTGAAGCTGTTTTTACAGAAAACAGATTTCAAGCAGCTCCACTTAAACATTACTTGATGTATAAAAAAGATTTTCAAACAAATTTTGTATTAATCAATTCTAAAAATGCGAATGCAATGACAGGAAAAAAAGGAATTGAAGATATTAATTCAATTTTTTCATCACTAAATCATGAATTTACAAATCCTATCATGAGCAGTACTGGTGTAATTGGAAATCCTTTGCCTATTCAAAAGATAGTAGAAGGTGCAAAATCTTTTGATTTGAAAACAAAAAATGCACAAAACTTATCAAAAGCTATTATGACAACTGATTCTTATGCAAAAACTACTATGTATGAAGTTAAGCTTGAAGATGGAAGTAGTTTTAAAATTGGAGCAGTTTCAAAAGGTGCTGGGATGATAAATCCAAATTTAGCAACTATGCTTTGTTTTATTTGTACAGATGCCAATGTTCCTAAAGAAGATATGAAAGAAGCACTTAAAGTAAATAGTGAAACTACTTTTAATGCTATTTCAGTTGATGGTGATACTTCTACAAATGATACGGTTTTACTTTTAACAAATAAAAAATCTAATGCATATAATAAAGAAGCATTCTTTGAAGTTTTAAGATTAGTAATGCATGATATGGCAATGCTAATGGTAGCAGATGGTGAGGGTGCAAAAAAAGCTGTTGCTTTTGAAGTTAAAAATGCTGCAACTTATGAAGATGCACAAAAAGCAGCAAAAGCCTTATCAAACTCTCTTTTAGTAAAAACAGCACTATTTGGTGAAGATCCAAACTTTGGAAGAATTGCTTCTACTATAGGTGCAAGTAAGATTGCGTGTGATGAAGAAAAGCTTGTTGTTTCATATAATAATGTAATTGTATATAATAAGGGTGAACTTATATTTAATGATGAAATTGAACAAGAAGCCTTTAAAGTACTTCAAAATGATAAATTTAAGATTGTTTGTGATATTGGATTAGGAAAAGAGAGCTTTACTGCATATGGTTGTGATTTAGGTTACAAGTATGTTGAAATAAATGCTGATTACAGAACTTAA
- a CDS encoding potassium channel family protein has product MSFLKRIKKALGWEIRSNKPEYDLNPLIYSQLRPFRLPLILIQIILMTGALGYVYIEDYPIMKAIFQSAYTFTTTGFGALNEANFSNQGIIFTVTLMLSGFAVLTFSVGILINTISNGTLFKLLKERKMLYKIARLRRHFVIFYHNEYTAQLARQFRENHVPFVVVDPRDDIEEIAKEYGYPYIVNEEPYKEVAFFKSHLSSAKGAISLSKNISDNITLIASVRLYEKELGRSPFLIISNAETQNDKVRLKKLGADKVVAPPSLMAKRVSAMAIRPDMENVLEEFLYKKDTPIDMEEAFVGEESWAVDKQIQDLHLRDRMKVSIIGITEATGKFIQMPKGNTVIRANCKLLLVGSHRGISKSKRILSYSQKPKDI; this is encoded by the coding sequence ATGAGCTTCTTAAAAAGAATTAAAAAAGCACTAGGCTGGGAAATTAGGTCTAATAAACCTGAATATGACTTAAACCCGCTTATATACTCACAATTAAGACCATTTAGACTACCATTAATACTTATTCAGATTATTTTAATGACTGGTGCATTAGGATATGTATATATTGAAGATTATCCTATTATGAAAGCAATCTTTCAATCTGCATATACTTTTACTACAACTGGATTTGGTGCTTTAAATGAAGCAAATTTCAGTAATCAAGGTATAATTTTTACAGTAACTTTGATGTTATCAGGTTTTGCAGTACTTACATTTTCTGTGGGTATTTTAATCAATACTATATCAAATGGTACACTTTTTAAACTTCTTAAGGAAAGAAAAATGTTATATAAAATTGCAAGGCTTAGAAGACATTTTGTTATATTTTATCATAATGAATATACTGCACAACTAGCAAGACAATTTAGAGAAAATCATGTTCCCTTTGTGGTAGTTGACCCAAGAGATGATATAGAAGAGATTGCAAAAGAGTATGGGTATCCTTATATAGTAAATGAAGAACCTTATAAAGAGGTTGCATTTTTCAAATCTCATTTAAGTTCAGCTAAGGGTGCTATTTCATTGTCAAAAAATATATCTGATAATATTACACTTATAGCTTCAGTTAGATTATATGAAAAAGAGCTTGGTCGAAGTCCTTTTTTAATTATTTCAAATGCAGAAACACAAAATGATAAAGTAAGACTTAAAAAGCTTGGTGCAGATAAAGTTGTAGCTCCTCCATCACTTATGGCAAAAAGAGTAAGTGCAATGGCAATAAGACCAGATATGGAAAATGTACTTGAAGAGTTTTTATACAAAAAAGACACTCCTATTGATATGGAAGAAGCATTTGTAGGAGAAGAGTCTTGGGCTGTTGATAAACAAATACAAGATTTACATTTAAGAGATAGAATGAAGGTCTCAATTATTGGTATTACAGAAGCAACTGGAAAATTTATTCAAATGCCAAAAGGAAATACTGTTATTAGAGCAAACTGCAAACTTTTACTTGTAGGAAGCCATAGAGGTATTTCAAAATCAAAAAGAATACTTTCTTATTCTCAAAAACCAAAGGATATATAA
- the rpmB gene encoding 50S ribosomal protein L28 — protein MARRCLISGKGVMVGNNVSHAKNRTRRRFLPNLRTVRVTLEDGTTKKIRISAKELRTLKKHS, from the coding sequence ATGGCAAGAAGATGTTTAATCTCAGGAAAAGGCGTTATGGTTGGAAACAACGTAAGTCACGCTAAAAACAGAACTAGAAGAAGATTTTTACCAAACTTAAGAACTGTAAGAGTAACACTAGAAGATGGTACTACTAAAAAAATCAGAATTTCTGCTAAAGAGTTAAGAACTCTTAAAAAACACTCATAA